The following is a genomic window from Chanos chanos chromosome 1, fChaCha1.1, whole genome shotgun sequence.
TGACAGAAACATCATAATGCTGtgtgaacagaaacacacacacacacacacacacacacacacaaacatatttatgcTGTCCATTGAGAATTTCAGTTCTCAATGCTTCATTGAAAAGGGAAAACTCACACAATGGCTTTTTTGGCACAGCTACTGCTGGTCCATCTGTAAGATACCACCCGCTTTAAAGGGATCCTCATGGTCATTAAATCAGAGCAGCAGTCAGAGACAATCAGTCCTTGGGGACCAACTGAAATACCATACATACACCAAATTAGACCCGGGAAAGAACTTTTCACAACTTCAACAACGTTTACAGTGACGGACACTTTTCAAGAGATACAATGAATCCTGAAAGTTAAATAGATGAGTACTATCATTCTGTGCCAGTTTTAAAGATTAAGATATTACAGATACTCACAAGCAGAGGTCAGCTGTAGAGAGCAGAGCAGCACCAGAAGTGACAGAATTATCAGCCTCCTCATTCTTACTGAAGTTTTCTggtctcacagagagaaatatgtagCTTCAGACAACTGATGGTCCCTAGACTTTGTAAGAGAAGGTGGTTGTGAGGAGTAGCTCTTGTCTTGTCCATTATATAG
Proteins encoded in this region:
- the LOC115822981 gene encoding monocyte chemotactic protein 1B-like, with protein sequence MRRLIILSLLVLLCSLQLTSAFGPQGLIVSDCCSDLMTMRIPLKRVVSYRWTSSSCAKKAIVFEMIGGKKICVDPEVSWVSGHVATVDKRKSAVWRLGATG